One window of Dechloromonas sp. ZY10 genomic DNA carries:
- a CDS encoding PAS domain-containing sensor histidine kinase yields MKQHWLSATWEANWRSFQYFNLYRLILTALFFLVIVTPSDWVIRSLGLASQGLIFPLSLYASLVVGGLLLSIHWQRHFNAQLSFQVLVDVLLSGLLLYRAGGVVSGLGILMLVSLAAASLVGRGRLVLLYAAQATLAVLAAQVAVILANVADFSSLFHAGLVSAAFFATAILARLLGQRLMANEELAKRRGVALENQIRISQRVVERMQDGVLIVGLGGQVLRNNPVAAQLMGIGDHGQLRLPAAVDAGLAAWRTGSGSPSIEFTLAQGGEWRARFEATDSSDGEALVFLEDLGRIRAQAQQLKLAALGRLTASIAHEIRNPLASIAHAGELLREECRDPLAQRLLRIVGDNVGRLDRIVRDVLDLGRQRETMPECLALGEFCRTFLDEFAQCEQLEPGVVVLGAESETTLYFDRSQLRQVLWNLLANALRHASRRPGAVHMRVLPGALPGRVELHLRDDGPGIAAADRDKIFEPFFTTHHQGTGLGLFIARELCAANGATLDLLPVERGAHFIIAGRGEACRQPETNVADGNR; encoded by the coding sequence GTGAAGCAGCACTGGCTATCGGCCACTTGGGAGGCCAACTGGCGCTCTTTCCAGTATTTCAATCTTTATCGGCTGATTCTGACCGCGCTGTTTTTTCTGGTCATCGTGACGCCCAGTGACTGGGTGATTCGCTCGCTTGGCCTGGCCTCGCAGGGGCTGATTTTCCCGCTCTCCCTTTATGCCTCGCTGGTGGTTGGCGGGCTTTTGCTTTCGATACATTGGCAGCGGCATTTTAATGCCCAGCTTTCCTTCCAGGTACTGGTTGATGTGCTGCTATCTGGGTTGCTGCTTTATCGTGCCGGTGGTGTGGTCAGTGGCCTCGGCATATTGATGCTGGTCAGTCTGGCTGCAGCCAGTCTGGTTGGGCGCGGGCGCCTGGTGTTGCTGTATGCTGCTCAGGCAACACTCGCCGTGCTGGCGGCTCAGGTGGCGGTAATTCTGGCCAATGTGGCGGACTTTTCCTCACTCTTTCATGCCGGGCTGGTTTCGGCTGCATTCTTCGCAACGGCAATTCTTGCCCGTCTGCTCGGGCAAAGGCTGATGGCGAATGAGGAACTGGCCAAGCGACGCGGGGTGGCGCTGGAAAACCAGATCCGGATCAGTCAGCGTGTGGTCGAGCGCATGCAGGATGGGGTGCTGATAGTCGGGCTTGGTGGGCAGGTCTTGCGCAACAATCCGGTTGCTGCCCAATTAATGGGTATCGGCGACCACGGGCAGCTTCGGCTGCCGGCCGCAGTCGATGCCGGGTTGGCGGCCTGGCGGACGGGGAGCGGTTCACCCAGCATCGAATTTACGCTGGCGCAAGGTGGCGAATGGCGGGCACGTTTTGAAGCCACGGATAGTAGCGATGGAGAGGCGCTGGTCTTTCTTGAAGACCTGGGGCGGATTCGTGCACAGGCACAGCAACTCAAGTTGGCTGCGCTGGGGCGTTTGACCGCCAGCATTGCCCACGAAATCCGCAATCCATTGGCGTCGATTGCGCATGCTGGCGAATTGTTACGCGAAGAGTGCCGTGATCCGCTGGCCCAGCGCTTGCTCCGCATCGTCGGCGACAATGTCGGGCGGCTCGACCGGATTGTCCGCGATGTGCTTGATCTGGGGAGGCAACGCGAGACGATGCCGGAATGCTTGGCGCTGGGTGAATTTTGCCGTACTTTCCTCGATGAGTTTGCCCAGTGCGAACAACTGGAGCCAGGCGTCGTGGTATTGGGCGCAGAAAGCGAGACCACTCTGTATTTTGACCGTTCGCAGCTGCGTCAGGTGCTGTGGAATTTATTGGCCAATGCCCTGCGGCATGCTTCGCGGCGCCCGGGCGCGGTGCATATGCGGGTGCTCCCGGGGGCGCTACCAGGACGGGTAGAATTGCATCTGCGCGATGACGGTCCGGGTATTGCCGCCGCCGATCGCGACAAGATATTCGAGCCCTTCTTTACCACCCATCATCAAGGGACGGGACTGGGACTGTTCATTGCTCGCGAACTCTGTGCGGCCAACGGTGCCACGCTGGATTTATTGCCGGTTGAGCGGGGAGCGCATTTCATCATTGCAGGGAGAGGCGAAGCGTGTCGGCAGCCAGAAACGAACGTAGCGGACGGCAACCGCTGA
- a CDS encoding PP0621 family protein — MKYLLLLVFLAVLWWIFRRPAVSGGNDIRAEQKPPESMYCCAYCGVHFPASDGEEAGGRHYCSSEHRRASGQ, encoded by the coding sequence ATGAAGTATTTGCTGCTGCTCGTTTTTCTGGCTGTTCTGTGGTGGATTTTCCGCCGGCCAGCCGTTTCCGGTGGCAACGATATCCGAGCGGAGCAGAAGCCGCCAGAATCCATGTATTGCTGTGCCTACTGCGGCGTTCATTTCCCGGCCAGTGACGGCGAAGAAGCGGGCGGGCGCCACTATTGCTCATCCGAGCATCGTCGGGCATCCGGACAGTGA
- the ispB gene encoding octaprenyl diphosphate synthase, whose product MTLEQLYALIGQDMKAVDAVIRERLYSDVVLVRQVAEYIIGSGGKRMRPALLLLVAGALGYQGTRHHDLAAVVEFIHTATLLHDDVVDESALRRGRDTANAAFGNAASVLVGDFLYSRAFQMMVAVDNMRVMQVLSDATNVIAEGEVLQLMNCHDADVDEARYMQVIHYKTAKLFEAAARLGAILCDAPPELEAAMAAYGMHLGTAFQLIDDVLDYSGQEADTGKHLGDDLAEGKPTLPLIYVMQHGNPEQAACVRQAIETGGRDAFPEVLAAIRETGALAHARACAQREAEAAKQVIFALGASQYKEALLELCFFAVERNH is encoded by the coding sequence GTGACATTGGAACAGCTTTATGCCCTGATCGGGCAAGACATGAAGGCCGTCGATGCGGTCATTCGCGAACGACTTTATTCCGATGTCGTTTTGGTCCGGCAGGTTGCCGAATATATCATCGGCAGCGGTGGCAAGCGGATGCGCCCGGCCTTGTTGCTGCTGGTCGCCGGTGCGCTAGGTTACCAGGGGACCCGGCATCACGACTTGGCAGCGGTGGTTGAGTTCATTCATACCGCGACCTTGTTGCACGACGACGTAGTGGACGAATCGGCGCTACGGCGCGGCCGCGATACTGCCAATGCTGCTTTTGGCAATGCCGCCAGTGTACTGGTTGGCGATTTCCTGTATTCCCGTGCTTTCCAGATGATGGTTGCCGTCGACAACATGCGCGTGATGCAAGTGTTGTCCGATGCCACCAACGTGATCGCGGAAGGCGAAGTCCTGCAGTTGATGAATTGCCATGACGCCGATGTGGACGAGGCGCGGTACATGCAGGTCATTCATTACAAGACCGCCAAATTGTTCGAGGCGGCTGCTCGCCTGGGGGCGATCCTCTGTGATGCTCCGCCGGAGCTGGAAGCGGCGATGGCTGCCTATGGCATGCACTTGGGAACGGCTTTCCAGCTGATCGACGATGTTCTCGACTACTCCGGGCAGGAGGCCGACACGGGCAAGCATCTGGGCGACGACCTGGCCGAAGGCAAGCCGACCCTGCCGCTGATTTACGTGATGCAGCATGGCAATCCGGAACAGGCAGCCTGTGTTCGTCAAGCCATCGAGACTGGCGGCCGCGATGCTTTCCCTGAAGTGCTGGCGGCAATTCGCGAAACCGGAGCGCTGGCACATGCGCGGGCCTGTGCCCAGCGCGAAGCTGAGGCAGCAAAACAGGTTATTTTTGCTTTGGGGGCTTCCCAATACAAAGAAGCCCTGCTAGAATTGTGCTTCTTCGCTGTTGAGAGAAACCACTGA
- a CDS encoding HD domain-containing phosphohydrolase produces the protein MNSRSFATPVIQDREAMEEFADVLSDRAPEVERDVARLKNLGADREVTADLFRAIHNIKGDAALCKFQIGVLLAHPIESLMSRFRDGEFPFSDLLAELILLSIDRLELATDATLGGKSLEPLQLEQLLQGLEEISQAPAERIDPLAADLIEAVTGFRPISGNTTAPAPRPLPQQTSAPEGPDEDLEFFRSLALQFESRSPLFKGRTARILRLAQETNRIAGSPVDAQQLEAAVYMHDVGMMLLPESVWLKVGRMSDEEKQILRNHPGFAAGLLQRIPGWDAAASMVAQHHEMYDGGGYPLALKHEEITPGAKILSIVDAFEAVMLKHIHRGKNRSVLRAIAEINAGNKQFAPEWIGPFNAVIRKTLENA, from the coding sequence ATGAATAGCCGTTCATTTGCCACTCCGGTCATCCAGGATCGGGAGGCAATGGAAGAGTTTGCCGACGTTTTGAGCGACCGAGCACCAGAGGTTGAACGCGATGTGGCACGCTTGAAAAATCTGGGCGCCGACCGGGAAGTCACCGCCGACCTGTTTCGAGCAATCCACAACATCAAGGGTGATGCCGCCCTGTGCAAATTCCAGATCGGCGTTCTTCTGGCTCACCCAATCGAAAGCCTGATGTCGCGTTTTCGCGATGGAGAGTTTCCATTTTCGGATTTGCTTGCCGAATTAATTCTGCTTTCGATCGATCGCCTCGAACTGGCAACCGATGCGACACTAGGCGGGAAATCGCTGGAACCGCTGCAACTTGAGCAGTTGCTGCAAGGGCTGGAAGAAATCTCGCAGGCGCCCGCCGAGCGAATTGATCCCCTCGCTGCAGACTTGATTGAGGCTGTCACAGGATTTCGTCCAATTAGCGGCAATACGACCGCCCCGGCACCGCGCCCGCTGCCGCAACAAACGTCAGCCCCCGAAGGTCCGGATGAGGATCTGGAGTTTTTCCGCTCGCTCGCACTGCAGTTCGAGAGTCGTTCCCCTCTTTTCAAAGGGAGAACCGCCCGCATCTTGCGCCTGGCACAGGAAACCAATCGCATTGCAGGAAGCCCGGTTGATGCCCAACAACTTGAGGCTGCTGTCTATATGCACGACGTCGGGATGATGCTGCTACCGGAAAGCGTTTGGCTGAAAGTCGGCCGGATGAGCGATGAGGAAAAACAGATTTTGCGCAATCATCCTGGCTTTGCCGCCGGCCTTCTCCAACGCATTCCCGGCTGGGATGCCGCAGCCAGCATGGTTGCCCAGCACCATGAAATGTACGATGGTGGCGGCTACCCGCTAGCCTTGAAACATGAAGAAATCACGCCAGGAGCCAAAATCCTGTCAATCGTCGATGCTTTTGAAGCCGTGATGCTCAAACATATTCATCGGGGAAAAAATCGCTCTGTCTTGCGTGCCATTGCCGAGATAAATGCGGGTAACAAGCAATTCGCACCGGAGTGGATCGGACCTTTCAACGCGGTGATCCGCAAAACACTGGAGAATGCATGA
- a CDS encoding ThiF family adenylyltransferase, giving the protein MSSLPGGDRRFGGVSRLYGETAAKKLENAHICIIGIGGVGSWCVEALARSKVGHLTLIDLDMVAESNTNRQIHALDDIYGLAKVEAMRRRIKLINPDCRVDCIEDFVTPENCSEFLSQPFSVVIDAIDQVKPKIALIIECRKQRLPLIVVGAAGGKLDPTRIRSSDLSQTIQDPLLAKIRSQLRRSHNFPRDPKKKFGIAAIFSDEAMQYPENKGACATERTSSGLNCAGFGSSVCVTSVFGMIAAAQAIKSITQAD; this is encoded by the coding sequence ATGAGTAGTCTGCCTGGCGGCGATCGCCGTTTTGGCGGTGTCAGCCGCCTGTACGGCGAAACCGCCGCCAAAAAACTGGAAAACGCCCATATCTGCATTATCGGCATCGGCGGGGTTGGCTCATGGTGCGTGGAGGCCCTCGCGAGAAGCAAAGTCGGTCACTTGACCTTGATCGACCTGGACATGGTCGCCGAGTCGAATACCAACCGACAAATACACGCACTCGACGATATTTACGGACTGGCCAAAGTCGAGGCCATGCGCAGAAGAATCAAGTTGATCAACCCGGATTGCCGGGTCGACTGTATTGAGGATTTTGTCACCCCTGAAAACTGTAGCGAGTTTTTGAGCCAACCATTCTCTGTTGTTATAGACGCAATTGACCAGGTCAAGCCAAAAATTGCCTTGATTATCGAGTGCCGCAAACAACGATTACCGCTTATCGTCGTTGGTGCTGCGGGGGGAAAGCTTGATCCAACCCGGATTCGCAGCAGCGATCTGAGCCAGACCATTCAAGACCCCTTACTTGCTAAGATTCGCTCCCAATTACGGCGCAGCCACAATTTCCCACGTGACCCAAAGAAAAAATTCGGGATCGCCGCAATTTTTTCCGACGAAGCCATGCAGTATCCAGAGAACAAGGGAGCATGCGCTACTGAGCGGACATCTTCCGGCCTCAATTGCGCCGGCTTCGGCTCCTCGGTGTGTGTTACATCCGTTTTTGGGATGATTGCCGCAGCTCAAGCGATCAAATCCATCACTCAGGCTGACTAA
- a CDS encoding DUF6776 family protein — MMPVQSGSSVLMKLRRLHRRFGIAAPQLVIRNQIPWQWMLVTSLFWLCILLISHWLDSAADHADTRELRQEIYKLRNEVGELNVRSNTAGNVVNIEKATQQQLANRIQTLERENAALKEDIRLFERLIPQAGEEGQVRIDSAQISKDGDSYRYRAVFGYRPSKQAPIYKGRLQLAITLADGSTLLFPESRDQEAFTLEVKHFTRREGRLELPSDAEPVSAEFRVLQGDTLRSKHIEPIKGSKHVRTQN, encoded by the coding sequence ATGATGCCGGTGCAATCCGGTTCATCAGTATTAATGAAACTGCGCAGACTCCATCGGCGGTTCGGCATCGCCGCCCCTCAACTGGTCATTCGCAACCAGATTCCCTGGCAATGGATGCTTGTCACCAGCCTTTTCTGGCTGTGCATCCTGTTGATTTCCCACTGGCTGGACAGCGCCGCCGATCATGCAGATACCCGCGAACTGCGACAGGAAATCTACAAATTGCGTAACGAGGTGGGTGAGTTGAACGTCCGCAGCAATACTGCGGGCAATGTCGTCAATATTGAAAAGGCCACACAGCAACAGTTGGCCAACCGCATTCAGACCCTCGAAAGGGAAAATGCCGCTCTTAAAGAAGACATCCGGCTGTTTGAACGCCTCATCCCGCAAGCCGGCGAAGAAGGACAGGTCCGTATCGATAGCGCCCAGATCAGCAAGGATGGCGACAGCTATCGTTATCGCGCGGTATTCGGTTACCGCCCCAGCAAGCAGGCGCCCATCTATAAAGGACGGCTACAACTGGCGATTACTCTTGCTGACGGCAGCACTTTGCTGTTTCCCGAAAGTCGCGACCAAGAAGCTTTCACTCTCGAGGTCAAGCATTTCACCAGACGCGAGGGCCGCCTTGAGCTCCCGAGCGATGCCGAGCCGGTAAGTGCCGAATTCCGTGTATTACAGGGTGATACACTTCGCAGCAAGCATATTGAGCCGATTAAAGGGAGCAAGCATGTTCGGACGCAAAACTGA
- a CDS encoding polymer-forming cytoskeletal protein, whose amino-acid sequence MFGRKTEGKPPSKIDSLIGAGTMIEGNIRFAGGLRVDGEIKGNVEATESGSASVLVISEKAQIEGAVNVDHMIISGTVVGPVKVQTSIEMHPKARIIGDVEYDTIEMHQGAIIEGHLVHRPSRAAEPTESPADQTV is encoded by the coding sequence ATGTTCGGACGCAAAACTGAAGGCAAACCGCCCAGCAAGATCGATAGCCTGATCGGTGCGGGCACCATGATTGAAGGCAATATCCGGTTTGCCGGCGGACTGCGGGTTGACGGCGAGATCAAGGGGAATGTTGAAGCCACCGAAAGCGGATCTGCCTCGGTGCTGGTGATCAGCGAAAAAGCCCAGATCGAAGGCGCAGTCAATGTCGACCATATGATCATCAGCGGCACCGTTGTCGGCCCGGTCAAGGTACAAACTTCGATCGAAATGCATCCCAAGGCCCGAATTATTGGCGATGTTGAATACGACACCATCGAAATGCATCAGGGAGCAATTATTGAAGGCCACCTGGTTCATCGGCCGAGCCGGGCCGCGGAACCAACCGAAAGTCCGGCTGATCAAACCGTTTGA
- the erpA gene encoding iron-sulfur cluster insertion protein ErpA, producing MNAVAETTAPLIFTDSAAGKVRELIEEEGNTNLKLRVFVTGGGCSGFQYGFTFDEEVAEDDTVMEKDGVTLLIDPMSFQYLSGAEIDYSEGLEGSQFVIRNPNATSTCGCGSSFSA from the coding sequence ATGAACGCAGTTGCCGAAACCACCGCCCCGCTGATTTTCACTGACAGTGCCGCAGGCAAGGTCCGCGAGTTGATCGAAGAAGAAGGCAACACCAATCTGAAGCTACGCGTTTTCGTCACCGGCGGTGGCTGCTCCGGCTTCCAGTACGGTTTCACCTTTGACGAAGAAGTCGCCGAAGACGACACCGTGATGGAAAAAGACGGCGTCACCCTGCTGATCGACCCGATGAGCTTCCAGTACCTGAGCGGTGCCGAGATTGACTACAGCGAAGGTCTTGAAGGATCGCAGTTCGTGATCCGCAATCCGAACGCCACTTCGACCTGCGGCTGCGGCTCCTCCTTCTCGGCCTAA
- a CDS encoding competence/damage-inducible protein A codes for MKTFGAIIIGDEILSGKRQDKHFAKIAEMLALRGLRLSWVEYLGDDRERLAATFRRTMAAGDVVFSCGGIGNTPDDHTRQAVAQALGVGLELHAAAFEELKIRFAGEEITEQRKLLVTFPQGVQMIPNPFNRIAGFMTHEHYFVPGFPQMAHPMLEWALDTFYREQFQPVAGRVEKAMLLTGPNAYESALLDLMERIVAVYPDLRLFSLPSLIGKERKHLELGVEGEPLRVEQALADIRCEIERRGITWVWRD; via the coding sequence ATGAAAACCTTTGGCGCAATCATCATTGGTGACGAAATCCTGTCCGGCAAGCGCCAGGACAAACACTTCGCCAAAATTGCCGAGATGCTGGCCCTGCGTGGCTTGCGGTTGTCGTGGGTCGAGTATCTCGGCGACGACCGCGAGCGGCTGGCGGCAACTTTTCGCCGCACCATGGCCGCCGGTGACGTGGTTTTTTCCTGCGGAGGCATCGGCAATACCCCGGACGATCACACCCGTCAGGCGGTGGCGCAGGCGCTTGGTGTCGGCCTGGAGTTGCATGCTGCCGCTTTTGAGGAACTGAAGATTCGCTTTGCCGGCGAGGAGATCACCGAACAGCGCAAATTGCTGGTCACTTTCCCGCAAGGTGTGCAGATGATCCCCAACCCGTTCAACCGGATTGCCGGCTTCATGACGCATGAACATTATTTTGTGCCCGGCTTTCCGCAGATGGCGCATCCCATGCTTGAGTGGGCACTCGATACCTTCTACCGCGAGCAATTTCAGCCGGTGGCCGGGCGAGTCGAGAAGGCGATGCTGCTGACTGGCCCGAATGCCTACGAAAGTGCCTTGCTTGACCTGATGGAGCGGATCGTTGCTGTCTATCCCGATCTGCGCCTGTTTTCGCTGCCCTCATTGATCGGCAAGGAGCGCAAGCATCTGGAGTTGGGGGTCGAAGGCGAGCCGCTGCGGGTCGAGCAGGCGCTGGCGGATATTCGTTGCGAAATCGAGCGTCGCGGTATTACTTGGGTATGGCGCGACTGA
- a CDS encoding EI24 domain-containing protein has product MSQSLTDALGLVALALMRSLGSLRSPVVWFYLLAPAAAAFFIWMGLAIWGVGAVVDWLLANPPMTLLASWGLIWLANLLAWLGGWMAIFAAAYLTTALLAAVLVLPLMLRHLARGEYADVAPLGADSFIAATVNSLWAAFLFIAAWLATVPLWLIPGLGLILPLLLMAWFNRRTFAYDALAQHANAGEWALLQREQRQAMFLLGLLMAVLAHLPFVGLLVPALAALAYVHLGLESLRRLRGEALLLGEAERIPD; this is encoded by the coding sequence ATGAGTCAATCACTGACCGACGCACTCGGACTGGTGGCGCTGGCGCTGATGCGCTCGCTCGGCAGTTTGCGCAGCCCGGTGGTCTGGTTCTACCTGCTGGCACCGGCGGCTGCGGCGTTTTTTATCTGGATGGGGCTGGCGATTTGGGGCGTCGGCGCAGTGGTCGACTGGCTGCTGGCCAATCCGCCGATGACGCTGCTCGCCTCGTGGGGCTTGATCTGGCTGGCCAATTTGCTGGCCTGGCTGGGCGGCTGGATGGCGATTTTCGCCGCCGCTTACCTGACCACCGCCTTGCTCGCCGCCGTGCTGGTGCTGCCCTTGATGCTGCGCCATCTGGCTCGTGGCGAATACGCCGATGTTGCACCGCTGGGGGCGGACAGTTTTATTGCTGCCACGGTCAACAGCCTGTGGGCGGCATTTTTGTTTATTGCCGCCTGGCTGGCGACCGTGCCGCTGTGGCTGATTCCCGGCCTGGGGCTGATCCTGCCGCTGTTGCTGATGGCCTGGTTCAATCGCCGTACCTTTGCTTACGACGCCCTGGCGCAGCATGCCAATGCGGGTGAATGGGCGCTGTTGCAGCGCGAGCAGCGGCAAGCGATGTTCCTGCTCGGCCTGCTGATGGCGGTGCTGGCGCACCTGCCGTTTGTGGGGCTGCTGGTGCCGGCGCTGGCCGCGCTGGCTTATGTGCACCTCGGTCTGGAATCCTTGCGCCGCTTGCGCGGCGAGGCCTTGCTGCTTGGCGAGGCCGAGCGGATTCCCGACTGA